The DNA sequence TTTCATAAGTCCCTACATCAGAAATAATTCCAACATTAGTTAATACACTATTTATAAAGTTTTCAGCTTTTAAAGTTGTGGTTTTTAATTCTATTTCCCCTGTTGGCGTTACTGATAATAGTGCTGGATTTTTGCTTTTATAACCATTTGAATCTACCTCTCCAATTGCACCTGCTGCATATAACATTTTATTATCATCTCTTTTAAAAACTCCATTAAATTCTACACTTTCCCCTTCTCCTGTAACTCTTTTGGACCATCCATATACACCATCACTTGAAAATTTAATAAAATCTGTAGCATAACCCTCATCTATCAAAACTTTTGCCATTCCAATTACACCAACATCAGCTACAACTTCTAAATCTGTAAATGGATAATCTATCTCATTCATTACTCTATTCCATTTCAAATCTCCATTTTGTGAAAATTTAGCTATAAATCCTCCTTTTTCAGCCCATCCTGAAATATAAAATCCTTCATCTTCCGATGTAACTATAGAATCAAACCTTGTTGCTAATGCCTCTTGATCATCATCTAAATTATCAATTATTATATATTTATCCCAAACTTTATTCCAATTTTCATCATATTTTATCATTACACCTTGTGGAATAAATACTCCTCTATTTACATTACCTATTACTACATACCCATCTTTTACAGGTGCTGCTCCAATTATATCTACAAATACTCCCTCTTCTCCTTCTTGATCTGGAAAAACATTATATGTCATTTTTTCCTTCTTTTCAATTACTCCATTGGAATTTACAATCATAAAACTCCCGCCAAATGATACTATAAATTTATCTTGTGTTATTTTAGCTAAATGAGTCTCTAAAGTTAATCCGCCTACATCTACATTTAAAACTTTTCCCCAAACACTTTCTCCATTTTCATTTAATTTTGCTATAATAACTCCCTCACCTGTAATTCCAGCTACAATATATCCATCACTAATTTTTTTTATTTTATTAAGAAATAATGTTAACTTCTCTCCTTCAACTTTAACCTTTGCAAATTTATTAAAAATGATATTTCCATCTTTATCATAATTTGTTAACATTGAAAATTGAAATGGTGCACTTGCTAATGCCATAAATCCATTTTCTCCATTTGTAACTATATCCTTATAGTCATAATACCCCATTAACATTATTGGATTTTCTGGCATTTCTGCTCCACTTAAAATTTCATCCATAGTTGGAATATTTCCATAAAATTTATATTTTTTTATCCACCCTTTTTCTAATTCTGGCACCTCTTCTGGTTTATATTCTCCATCTCCATCATTAAAATACTCTGCTGATACTATTTTCTTTTCATAAATAGGCATTGTATATTCATATCCATCTAATCCTAAACCATTAAATCCTATTATTGCTTCTATTCCTCCATATACATTCCACCATGGATTTTTATCTATATCTGCTTCTCCTCTGAAATATAACAATACTTTTCCAGTTCCTGCTAATACTGCATTTGTATATAAAGCTACTTCAAATTTTGCTCCTGTATACATTTTAAACTTTGCATTTGCTTCAATTTCAGGTTGAGAAAAATCAAAATTATTATTTAATTCTCTTTTTCCTCCCCACTCTCCATTACTATAGCTTATTTTAACTTCAGCTGTTGCTTGTTCCGATAAAGAGTATTTAAATTTACCATTTATCTCTCCATTACTTCCAACTACCAAATACATAGATGGAGTTATTACTATTGGTACATTTCCTATAAATATATTAAATGGCATAAATGAATAACTAATTAATTTTACTTCCTTATCCCAAGTTTTATGTAAATTTCCAGTTATTTTTAAATTACCAGAGATATTACTATCTACCCCAAAGCCAAACTCTTTTATTGTAAATCCAGATATATCTATATCAAAATCTATTCCAGGATCTATAGATAACTCTCCCTCCAATTTTATTTGGTCATCTGTTGTGTTTTCATCATTGTCTTCATCATATACAACTGTATTTATCTGACAAACCATATCTCTTGCTTCATCTACTCTTGATATTTTTATCCCTCTATAATTTGTAGAAACTCTCTTTATATCATTTTTAGTTAATTTAATTTTTTTATTTACTTTTGCTTGTTCTACAACGTCAGTTATCTTTGCTGGCTTAAAAATAATCTCTTTTTTTCCATTTTTCTCTATAATACTATCAACTTTTACCAATAATCCTTTTGGAAACTTATCACTTACTCCAGATACTATTATATCATCTTTTTTATAAGGAATCTCCTCTCCAACTGAAAATATAATTTTATTATTATCTATATCAACTTCATCTATCTTATTTTTGGTATCTTCATCTAAAACAACTGCTTTATCTGATATTTTTACTGGTGTTTTTACTGCTTTTATTTTTAATATATTACTCTCCAAATCTTTGTATTTGGCTTTTATGCTATATTCCCCCTCTTTAGTTGTAGTAAAAACATTTCCAGTTATACTCTCACCATTAACATAATATGCAATATCTGTTGTTATCTCTTTTTCGACACCATTTCCATCCTTTTCTATTGCTTTTAGTGTTGTTTTCTCTACTCCATTTGCCTCAATTTCTAATTTGTCAGAAGTTATTACAATAGATTTTTCTATATTTTTCTCTTCTGTTTCTGGAGTTGTACTTGAAAAACACCCTCCTAAATTTAACATTAACACCAATGTTCCTAGTAAAATAATTATTCTCTTTTTCATTTAAATAGCCTCCTCTTATTATTTCTCTCAGTAATATTAATTATAATTTATTATATATTTTATTAATAGTGGTATTGGTAACTTTTACCAAATGACAAAAGTAATTCTTTTTATCTTATTTAATTACAGATGCTATTGATTTCTATATAATATTAGGCTATACTATATTTATAATTTTATTGCTAAGGAACGTTTAAAAAATAATGTCCTCATATTTTTAAGCCATTCCTAAAAAGTAGAGGAGTTTTTTTATGGGAGATGGAAGATATTATACACCTTATATGTTTTTTGCTATTTTAATATTAACTTTTTCTTCTATTTTATTAACCTTATCAACTGTTTTCTTTTACATAAGGAGAAAAAAAAAGCTTATAAATAACTCTTTAATTATAATTTTAATATTAAATTATATTTTTGTAATTTCTCTATTTTTAGATAAAGTTATCTTTAGTCTAAAAATCTCTTTTTACTTAAAAAATATTATCTACTATACATATTTTTGTATACTAAACTATTTTGATTTCTATATTTTAATATTTTTAAAGGAACGTATTAAAAAAGATAATAAATATTTATCTGCTATTTTTTTCTTTATTACTATTTTTACTTTTACTTTAACAACCTTAAATTTTATACTAAATATTAAATATAAAATACTTTTTTATCCTATTTATTTTAATAAGATAGTTTTTTCAAATCTATTTTATATAATTTTTTATCTAAATATATTTACACTATTTATATCCTCTATGTATAAAATTATAAAATATAAACCAAATATATATTTTATAAAGGCAAATTTATTAATAATTTTTACTATTTTTATTGAAATTTTTTTACTGTTTTTTATAAATATTCATATTTTTAACATAGAGTTATTTTACTATTATATCCCAATCTCAATATTTACTTTAATTTATGTGGGATTAAAATTTATGCCTGATTATTATATACCTGAACTATTTTCTAACACCATTTATAAATTAAATGAACTTATTATAATAACAGATATAGATGGGAAAATATTATTTAAAAATCATAATTTTTTTATTATAGATATAAAAAGCATAGATTTTATTTATAACAATAATATAATCTCTATATTTAATAATTTTAATGTAACTACTTTAACAAAAGAATCTAATTCTCAAGAAAATATTTTTAAAATTTTCTTAAATAACAAAGAATATTATCTGTCTTATGTTAAAGATAAAATCAAAAAAAATAGTAACTATTTTTTTATCTATAAAATTAAAGATATCTCATCTTTTTATTCTACTCTAATGGAATTAGATAAAAAAAATACCTCTTTGAAATATATAAATTTTCAATTAACAAAATACTCTGATAAAAATAAAGAGTATAATTATGAAAACAGAAAAAAGGAGTTACTAAACAATATACAAAATTCTCTTGGACACAATATTATTGAATTGGTAAAATTATTGGAATCATACAACATTATAAAAGGTAATTCAAATAAAAAATATAGTATACTAACTAAATCTATTAATAAATCAAGAAAAATTTTAACCGATATTAGGAATACCGTTAATAATTTTAAAAAATAGAGACGAGAGGTGTGAATTATGATTAATATTATCATTGCAGATGACCAAATTTTATTAGCAGAATCTTTAAAGTTAATATTGGAAACTGATAAGGAATTAAAAGTTAATGCCATTGTAGAAAATGGAATTTTAGCAATAAAAAAAGTTGAAGCTAGCAAACCAGATGTTATATTATTAGATATAAATATGCCTAAATTAAATGGAATAGAGACTGCTAAAAAAATTAAAAAAATATCTCCTAATACAAAAATTTTAATGCTTACTACTTTTGAGAATAGAGAAAACATTATAGATTCTTTTGTTTCTGGTGCTGATGGATATATTGTAAAAGATATCTCCCCAGAAGAACTAATTGCTGCGGTAAAGTTTACATATAAAGGATTACATATAACTCATTCAAGTGTACATAAAATTTTAATAGATGAGTTTTTAAAATTAAAAAGCAGAAAAAATATATTAGATTCTAACTCTTCTCAATTAACAGAAACTGATTTAGATATTATAAAATTAATTGCTCAAGGAAAAAGTAATAAAGAGATTTCTAAAAGTTTATATTTTGCAGAAGGAACTATAAAAAATAAGATATCATCCATTTTAAATAAATTAGATTTAAGGGATAGAACTCAAATAGCTATTTTTGCAATTGAAAATAATCTTATATAGGGACGAAAAATAACTTACCCATTTAGTTTATAAAATAGGCAATGTTTCTAGCCTTTTTATAAACTAATATGAGAACATTATTTTTTAAACGTTCCATAGGAGTAAAAATTATGAATTATAACTTAAAATTAGAGATATTTTATATAGAATTTTGGCATATTTTATTTATAACCCTATCTTTAGGAGCTATATTTTATCTATATTTAAAATCTAAAAAAAGCAAACTATTATACTCTTTTATATATCTTCAATTATTAATAATAGTATGGATGATTGCTAAAATATTAAAAACAGTCTCTTACAATGTTAATTTGCGTTGGTTCTTTATTGTAATGCAATACTTTGCAGTATCTTTTATAGGTGTTGCTTTTTTAGAGTTTGCATATATCTACCTACATAAAAAAATAATTAAAAAGAAACTTAGATTATTTATATATATTTTTCCTATTTTGCAAATAATAACTGTTATCACAAACCCTTGGCATCACTTATTTTATAAAACTTTTACCTTTTATAGTGATAGTTTTGGGATACTTTTTTATTTATACCTTTTTATAGAATACCTAATGATTTTCATAGGTATATTTTGGTGTGCAAAAAAATTAAAAAACTCTTTTTATACAAAAACAAAAAAAGAGCTTTACCTTATATCAACAGCTATTTTATTTCCCTTTTTATTTAATTTTATCTATATTTCTGGTCTATTAAAAAATTTTTTTTATAAACTTAATATTAGATTTGTATTTGATATTACACCATTATCTTTTACAATATCTCTTTTAATTTTTGTATATATAATATTTAACTATGAATTTTTAGATGTTATCCCTATTTTAAAAGAAAATATCATTAAATATGTAGATTCTGCAATTATTTTAACTGATAAAAATTTTCAAATAATAGAAATAAATAACTCTGCCAAAGAGCTATTTGATATATATAATGTAAAAATTGATAACTTTAGAGAGCTATATTTTAAAATGTTTGATAAAAACCCTAAATTAGATGAAGTCAATGTCCAATTTACAGAATTAAATATAAATAACAAAAAAATATATTTTGAAGTTAAATCTCTTTCTATTTTAGATAATAGTAAAAACAGTATAGGAACTATTTTTAATATAACTGACACTACTGATTTAAACAACTTAAAATCAGATTTAGAATTAAAAAATAAAACTATACTTGCTTCAAATAAACAATTGAAACAAAGAATTTTGTTATCTCAAAAAATTTCTGAAATAAAAGTTTCTAATTTAGTTGCAAGAGAGTTACATGATATTTTAGGTCATTCTCTAACTCTTGTTATTAATCTGTTAGAATCTTCTAAAATATATTTTAATAAGAATAGAGAACTCTCTAATAATCTTATAAATGAATCTATAAAAATATTAAATTTAGGATATAACGACTTAAAAAAAAGTTTAAATAACAAAGTTACGAAAGAAAAAAATAGCGATGATTTAAAAGAAGAACTTTTATTACTAATAAATAGATTTAAACAAGCTGGATTAAATATAAAATTCTCTATTTCTGGAGAAAACACACTATTTTGTAATAAAAAATATACTTTTATAAAGAAAATATGTCAAGAGGCTCTAACAAACTCTTTAAAATATTCTGATACAAAAGCTGTATTTTTATCA is a window from the Haliovirga abyssi genome containing:
- a CDS encoding sensor histidine kinase, encoding MNYNLKLEIFYIEFWHILFITLSLGAIFYLYLKSKKSKLLYSFIYLQLLIIVWMIAKILKTVSYNVNLRWFFIVMQYFAVSFIGVAFLEFAYIYLHKKIIKKKLRLFIYIFPILQIITVITNPWHHLFYKTFTFYSDSFGILFYLYLFIEYLMIFIGIFWCAKKLKNSFYTKTKKELYLISTAILFPFLFNFIYISGLLKNFFYKLNIRFVFDITPLSFTISLLIFVYIIFNYEFLDVIPILKENIIKYVDSAIILTDKNFQIIEINNSAKELFDIYNVKIDNFRELYFKMFDKNPKLDEVNVQFTELNINNKKIYFEVKSLSILDNSKNSIGTIFNITDTTDLNNLKSDLELKNKTILASNKQLKQRILLSQKISEIKVSNLVARELHDILGHSLTLVINLLESSKIYFNKNRELSNNLINESIKILNLGYNDLKKSLNNKVTKEKNSDDLKEELLLLINRFKQAGLNIKFSISGENTLFCNKKYTFIKKICQEALTNSLKYSDTKAVFLSVKFKNKKSQINIIDSGKGCDNIIKGTGLNSMEYRVKEFNGTFNYTSEKNQGFIIYAEL
- a CDS encoding response regulator translates to MINIIIADDQILLAESLKLILETDKELKVNAIVENGILAIKKVEASKPDVILLDINMPKLNGIETAKKIKKISPNTKILMLTTFENRENIIDSFVSGADGYIVKDISPEELIAAVKFTYKGLHITHSSVHKILIDEFLKLKSRKNILDSNSSQLTETDLDIIKLIAQGKSNKEISKSLYFAEGTIKNKISSILNKLDLRDRTQIAIFAIENNLI